The genomic stretch tgtgtctatcaaaagcataatcccctttaactaaggaagaaagggatcgcacggataagattccatatgcatctgcaataggacCTATCATGCATGCCATATTATGTACTCAACCAtatgtctcgtatgctttaagtgcaacgagtaggtaccaatctgatcccgatgatgctcattgggtagttgtcaagaatatccttaagtatttgagaaggactaaggactcattcttgatatatggaggccaggaagagcttgttgtaatttGATACACTGAcgctagcttccagacagataaggatgactttagatcgcaatctggttatgtgttaTGCTTAAACGGTGGtgttgtgagctggaaaagttcaaagcaagataccATTGTTGATTatacaaccgaggccgagtatattgttgcctcaagtgcagcaaaggaagctgtttggctctagtgctagtgggagattgttggtgtaagcaCTAGAGGCtaataattttggtacttgtatcgaattatttattaataataaaaggtttttttctctattatgtttgtttaataaagtccctagaatagctagtccgtttaatgtatcaagtgtgacttaatcatgagaccccattaaacataaggacattattgTTAAAGTATTTGTAGTCAAGATTTTATTGTGAAGTtggataacattaaagcattaagactattatgtatatagattgatgatcacatctcatggatcatggataaggagttatcaagtcttaaacataggtatgaatattaggagtaatatttatactggattgacccgctatgagaatactatatagaatgttatgcaaagtgtaATAAGttatgaaattctggtatcagatatgagatgtcgaaggtaatgtcactacactaatatctgaacaacaactaaaatataaacaggatCAAAGACAAAGAAATAATAGAAtaagtgacacaagcaattgttaacccagttcggtgcatactcacctacgtctgggggctaccaagccaggaaggaaatctactaaacaaaattagttcaaagactctcagtaaacaacttcaagttacagtcttttcacctaatctctacccgtgtgacttctatctaagaactcttagatatgagaccctactcactccccctcaatcacaacagtgatataaaaacaaatattacaaagaaagaagacactcttcaagaacacatacttgaccttgcttaaaagcttcaaccaagtaaacacacactcatgcttcaaagcttaaaatggacaaattacaacataaaagtcagtccaattcaatcatcaataagattttgaaatttaattaGAATTTAGAAGACTAATATAGTTCTTAATTAGCAATTAGGAAATAATTAGATTTTGATTAAATTTAGAACATAGTGCAATTTCTAAACAATTAGGTTAAATCAAGCTTTAGGACTTAATCAACTTTAGGCTATTATTAGATTTCAATTAGAATTTAGTTTGTGCTAATAATTGAAATACTTTCGCAATTTGACCATTTTACCTTTTAGGGGTTATTTTGGTAATTTTAACCATTTAACATGACATATTCCCTTAGGATTTTTAGCATAGGTTTTTAATCAACTTTGATTAACCATAACATGCACCCTTAGGATAGTTTGATTAACTCAAGCCATTAGATTAGGTTCTAAACTAAATTCCAAATCATTTCAAGCCCTCtgattcaaattgatcaaaagtaattttgatcaattaaatcctttgaacttgtataatcccactgtctaaattgagtgaccaaaagacccttggtcacttaataatACTTTTATTCTAagctgtggagctcgaagcctcaagtcaagatcttcaatcaaggcatcctcaatcacaccaagcagcggattatacaagataaatcaaaggtcaacacttggtaaacACGATTCAATTTGTATgaaacgagccttaagtagtagggaatgatgagacggattctctcctatcctcgtctagagagactttgcgtatggggcgtaggCCCCAAATATTGAAAGTGTTCGCCCTTAATCATAGACTTTAGTACGATacgaatcgattaaactaccaagtcCTCTTCATGAAAAGACAACATCAACACAATGATCAACAATGAAGATTCTTCATCAGCAACTTGTCATTTAAGAGAAGTATCATGCgctacgagccttaagtaatagggaatgaCGAGACGGAGTCTCTCCTATCCTCGTCTAAAGCGAAtttgcgtatggggcgtaggccctaaatattcaaagtgttcacccttattcatagactttagtgtgattcttatcaatcGATTGTCAAGTCTCTTATCACTTCACTCTCTTACTTCATTCATCATTCTATTCATTTCTATTCACTTCAATTCAATCATTCACTCATACTCTTTTGCCTATTTAATCACCTTGTTTTCAGCCCTACTAGGCTGAACTACTAAATCTCTTATTTCCTTATTAgactataaggatacgtaggcaggagaatccagtttcttcgcgagctaccctatttatcaatcaatctttctccattcattcaatcatatcatctttTTGAGATCAACCATACGCCTtcttggactccttgtctatccttttaggatGATTTAACGACACTCCACCTCAtcaatcaagagttgtttggctcgtacccaaATATCTAATTATCCTTTTCGGCTAAGACGCCACTTTGCTCTTTGATTCAGAGTCTATCCctttcttggatccaagatactattcttATTTGATCTCAAATTGTTTGTTCCTCATCCAGTGATATACTGTTTCCTTGTACACAACATACTTTCTCTTGGGCCCCGCTTTTACCCCTTGAAGACGTTGTAACACCAGTTCATCTTGTGAATCGAGGgttgtttggctcgtacccagacatttaattcatTCCTTTGGTTGGGAGGCCTATTTACTCTTCGATTCCAAGTTCCATCCATTTgtgggttcccttgataccattctgttggtacaagttataccTTTCATCACTGTATGTCTCTCTCTTttctcgtggttccacgaactacaattgctctgactttctcattgcacaatgagaatacgtaggcacgaggatgcgaatccttggtgagcatacttctaattattccttccgccttagggcatcactcaTATCTTTCACTATCCATTGTCTACCTTCGATCACAAATCGTTCATCCagtgacatattattcctttgacaACGAAATACACCTTCTTTGGTATTCCATATACATCATTTTAGGACGCTTAACGAAAGTCCGCATTTCTatctagagttgtttggctcgttACCCAAACATCTCTATGGTACAAATCCaatttctcttatggattccaatacactttcacctttccGGTTTCAAACAATATTTCCTCAGTCACTTATCACCAGAGATTCCATTATGTGACTTTGCTCACTTCATTCTGTTCATCCCATGATACATTCATActctaccttcattcactccacgtgatatacctattctttgagccaaatacattatacatttgtgctccatcttgtacctccttgtgaaccaagagttgtttggctcgtatCCCAAACACCCAATCCCTCTCTTTTTCGGttgttccaatacagtgatactgcgatgtaggccctcacttgttggttcttacttgtttactcttgggttcatcttttcactcttgttggagttcaaatcatattatcctttggttcagaccatactttgatcacacttcttttcatATTCCACCACTAGTTatttgaactacggagctctgaattcctcattgcacaatgaggatacgtaggcatgagtgccccaatcctcaccaagcactttatttatttcttttccttttcccattcCTTTTTCAAGAAATCTTTAGATAACACCTtttcgagcgagaacaatcaaaacggttcccatggagtaccatggatgtttggggtgctaattgaaggtagagaaaaacaagaaaggggggtttgagTTGCTTTTGGAAAATAAAACTTTTTAGTAATATAGACACACTCAGAATAAAAGGAATTTGACATtgaattttatactggttcgcttgaaattcaaagctactccagtccacccggccaaggtgatttcgccttcaaaaaggacttaatccactaatcttgaaagattacacgAACAATCGTCGAAGagaataatcccttagccctctcaagtattcagactgcacagagtcacttgaggaagtatcTTAGTAATGAGATGATTGGTAATATACAgtgcttctaacaataagcaaatattacaaaaatATAAGAACAATAacttttcacgtaagagcagcagctcgtgaaatAGTGAAAGAGGATGATTGAGAGATTTATATTCTTGTGTGTCTCATGTGCATTTTCTTGTGAGGcattccatcctttatataggagtttGAGAGGACCATTGGTTGATGACGaaatcttggtcattgaagaatgattaatgtcattactctccttgtttctttccAAAACAGTTTTGGATGCGTCATAATTTCCTTCCAGAAATAGTTTCTTTCTAAATGTAGATTCCTTCATGGTTACACATTCTGAGTCAGCGAATCCTGTATTCAAAGTCTTGTTTGCAATGTTCGTCTTCAAATGGGTACTTATATCTGACTGTATTAGAGTTTCTCTTTAATCTTGACTTCTTCAGATCATGCGTCTTCAGCGTCTGGATTAATTCTTCTCTTTCAGAGTTTTCGACTTCTTTCGTTTTGCTAGCTCTTGTGTTAGAGTCAGAACCTTCTGGTTACGCATCCTCTGAGTAGCATCTAACGCTGaattctgtatctgatgatttaTCTATCTGATTGTTTTATCATagtcctgcacacttaagaacaatttcgttagggtaccatttttgtttcatcctttgttatcatcaaaatcttagagatacattatagaaccaactttgttcttacaatctccccctttttgatgatgacaaaacaagACAGAGCAGAGGTGAAACAATACAAAAAAAATCTCATATCAGATAAGGAAGgggactccccctgagttagatcctTAGGTTAACCAtaagttcttaccggaccttccttgGTTTAGCTATTTTCCTGCATATCTTTAGTCATCAGTTTAATAATTTAATGTTTGCAGTGGCTTGAGAGGTTTTAGTTATGTTTCCATCAGAgttgttttagttctccccctttttgtcagaataaaaaagacatagcaaaaaacAGATATTTATATAGGAGAGAGAAACAAGTACAGATAAGCAGCACAGAAGGCATAGataagaaaataagaaaaaacatCGAAAGGAAAAGCAACAAACAAAtagcctaggtgcctaagggtttggggGCGGAGGCATCCTTTGTAGCAGCTGAgacaacatgttctgaatgttgatGTTGACGGAGTCCTGTTGGTCCAGCCTAGCTCGTACCACTTGTTGTTCCTTTTGTAATTCCTCTAGAGTCTTTAAGAACAGAGGGGCAAACCCAGAGTTGGAGTGCTCCCCCTGAGTCAAAGCATCAGCCATGGCCTTGGCAGCTTCCTCTGCAGCAATACGCGCTGCTTCTTCAGCTTTAGCTATAGCTTTCgcctcagcttcagcagcagccgCAGCAGCAACAGCTTCAGTGACAaccttttcttcagcttctctgatcCGTTGTTCTTCTTCTAGGCGCActttctcttctgcttccttcTTAGCCTATTCCTCAGCCTCTCTGGCCAAGCGATCTTGAGCCTTATACCAGtatctctgatgaagtcgttacagacttgttcagagaggcctttctgtttgaaggcttcagaggtcatccaactgatcactctgttccagtggaTCCTCACTTCAAATGGATCATCACTGATTCCGGAGTTGATAGTCAGATACTTGATCTTTTCCACTGAAGACTCTGTAAAAACTTTTATTGCTTCTTCAAGGGTAGGGAAGACAGTTTATGGTTTAGTGGCAGAAGCTGGAGAGGATGGAGAAGGTGAACTGGTGTCACCAAGATTCAGAGTGGGAGTGATGGGAGCAACGGAAGCTGGTGGTGTGGGAATGACATAGGGGAACGATGTTGTTTGTTCAGGTTGTGGATTTGGTTCAGATGGTGAGTGGATTGGTTGAGGTTCAGAGTTGATTGGTTGTTCAGGAGGTGGATTTGGTTGTTGTGCAGGTGGTGGTGTTTGAGGTTGTTCAAATGTTGTTGGATTTGGATGTTCAAGAGGTGGGGAAGTGACTTCTGGTTCAGGTTCAGTGTGTGATGGttgttgagaggccagagcacgaGCTTGTAGCTGAGCCAGAGTGGGGGATTGAGGGTCAGATGGTTCATTGTTAGAGGAGAGTACATAATATGGTGGGGATTGAGGtgaggatgatgatgatggtgaggtagtttcattcagcatttctgcttcAGAAACGGGTAGTGTGGTGGTAGCAAGGTTGAATTTAAGTGAGGGTGGGTTAGAGGTTTTGGTGGTTGAGGGAGGTGTTTCAGAGGAGGTGCATATTGGAgtggtttggggaagagaagaagcaataGGTTTTATTTTAACAGAGAGGGAGAGAGGTATAGACTTACTTGGAGAGCCAGCCAGAGGGACTGGAGGTCTTGACCCAGAAGATTCTCCCAACTTTGCTTTCTTTACCTTCTTGGACTTCTCAAAGggctctcgcatcctcttcatgaaTTGTGGTGGATGCTCAGGTAGCTAGTCCGCTGAGAAATCATAGATGTCCACCCCTTGATTGGCCAAATCTTGTAGATAGTAAGCTACCACTTctggagggtcaatcttggagaacaTATAGAGTCCGTCGGGAATCTTCCTCTGATCCCTGAGTGCTTCCCATGAGGTGTCTAGTGTTGGTTTAGATCTGACTTGATCAATgatccccatgctcttcagattccgaGAAGTCAAAGGTCTTCCAATGTCAATAGTGACATCTTCCATTAGTCTGAGATGGATCAGGTGATCTACTAAGCCACTATCGATTAGAACATCTGAGATAAGTCTTCCCAGAAGGATGTAGTTCAtggtcttcatgttgtttctggtatctttgacagagtctctgagatacttgaagagtaATGCTGGTAGACCCAGTTTCAGCCCTTTGTGGATGCAGTACAGAATACACTTCTGATATGTGTTGATGTAGTCATAAGAGTTTGATGCAGGCCGATGATGAATGTTGCCTAGGATAATTTTCAGTTAGATACAGAGGTTCTGATGGAGCTCCTTGTTCGTAGAGTGTTTGCCTTCAGCATTTTCTTGAAAGATAGTAGGGTTGATTTTCTGGGACAAGTATTTTGACttagggttgatgttgtagatgcgtcttcctcctgtcttctccatgttcagaagagAAGTAATAGATTCTCagtgatgactatcttgactccAAGAACGTGAGAGACTATGTAGTGTTCATCTGAGTCTGCAAAAcgccagaactccttcaccagcTATGTGTACACAGGGCCATAAAGTCTTtgaaagtaggtttcccaaccttgcaTCCTTAACTCTTCAGTTAGGTCTACGCCattcttcttcatgttttcaaaatccACTAGCGACTCACACAGTACTTCAACCTTTTCAAAAGGTGTTGCTAGGTGGATGTGAGATTCACgatcaaggatatggggttcCCTGTAGACGGGGGTTGAGACGACGCCGTTGgttgctgttgtttgttgagtagaaATGTGTGTCTGCCCCGTTGAGttcatttgttgagagaagttgtagacggattgttgttgagcgtccatgaAGAACAATGTTGATGATGAAGGTTGAATGAAGAACTTGATGAAGAAACTGCAGAAATCTTGAAGATGGTGAAGAACTAAGAGGGAGAGGGTTTAGTGTAGATGTGAGTGTAAAGTGTGAGATTGTAAGAAGTGAAGAGATTATATACCCATAAAGATGCATTAAAAACGACAACATTAAGAGTAGTTTAACTATTAAAACATTAAATGCAACATGTTAACTAGTTATCACGTTTGGAGGATAATGATTACAGCCCATGATGGAGGTCAAATCCCCAAATCAGCatactgctcgaggagatttcaagagtctgtctcttgatttctgctagacagctgtctagaagttccaaggtcagacgcatgAGGTACCACatgttactttatctgatcttcaggaataccaaagggttggatCCTGAAGATTTATGATTCAGATAGCTTAtaactggtagtagcatcagagtcagatccAGATACCAGATGTTTAATTTAGAGTCTTATTCTGCTAATTCAGAGAAGTACATTTATTCTGGACAAATTTGAAtgtttaaaattttcaaaataaaagaaaatttgtcttcagcaaggggtttagtaaagatatcagcccattgatggcctgtatcaataaattttaatgaaattacccctttctgaacatagtccctaaggaagtgatgttttatttctatgtgcttggctctggagtgcagaataggattcttacttaaataaatggcagcagtattatcacagaaaatgggaacgttactctcaaagattAGGAGGTCTTCAAAttgatttttcatccagagcatctgagtactGTAGAGTGACACTAATATATATTCTACTTCTACAGTGGATagagctatggttgattgccttttgatgacccaagatataagattatttcccaagaactgacagttcccagatgtacttttacgttccattatgtcccctgcataatctgcatcacagtaaccagagagcttatactctgatgttttctcatacatcaggccaaggttaggggttcctttcagatacctgaggattcttttaaaaactgttaaatgagattctctaggatctgattggaatctggcacagagacatacactaaacaaGATATTAGGGCGTGTAAtagtcagatagagaagggagcaTATCACACCACAATAAAGCTTCTGAAAAACCTTCTAGCTAATTTCTTCTTTCTtcagaatgcaagttggatgcattggtgtcttagcaggtttgcattcatCCATTTCGATTTTCTTCAAAATGTCTTTTATGTACTTACTTTGATAAACGTAGGTAGCTTTTGAggcttgattgatttgaattcctagaaagaactttagttcttgcatcaagctcatttcaaattcttcctgcattagctcagagaactcttgacatacagaggggttagctgaaccaaaaataatgtcatcaacatatatctggcatatcatgagatcacttttaatgtttttacaaaagagtgtagagccaacctttcctctaataaaattatgttccagaagaaagttacttagtctttcataccaagctctatgagcttgttttaaaccatacagtgatttcttaagtttaaaaacgtgttctggacatttagagttttcaaaacctggaggttgattgacataaacttcttctgatatataaccattaagaaatgcactcttgacatccatttgatatagtttggTTGAATGATTCacagcaaatgaaacaagtaagcgaatagattctaactTGGCAATTGGGGAAAAGGTTTtattgtagtcaataccttcttgttgaccGTACCCctgtgccaccagtcgtgctttatttatgactacttctcccttttcattcagtttgtttctgaacacccatctggttccaataatgtgagttcatttggctttggaacaagatccccatatgtcattctttgagaattgatctagctcttctttcatagctAGAACCTGGTCattatcttgaagtgcctcatcacaggaagtaggcttaatcagagatactagtcctagaggagtttcttcagatactttgaatgttgaaCTAGTTCTGTCATGATACTTTTcatcagaacctgcaagagtgatttccaaatctgccagtttctcaactagctttgactttttagggtcaagcttatcatcaaatctgacatgtattgattcttccacaattttggtttctgtgttgtatactctatagcctttagagcgttttgagtatcctaacataatatatttttgtgcttttgaatcaaacttattcatatgttctttagtattgagaataaaacaagaacatccaaaaggatggaaataagaaatgttgggttttcttcccttacacggttcatagggagtcttctccagaataggtcttatagagattctattctaAATATAACACGTTatatttactgcttcagcccaaaagtgcttagccacatttgtttcattgatcatggctctggccatctcttggagtgtcctattcttcctctctacaactccattttattgtggagttctaggaaaggagaaatcatgggatattccattagaatcaaatagttcctAAAAAAATTTATTCTCGAATTCGCCATCATGAccacttctgactctgatgattttagagtcaagttcattttgcactttggaacagaagctagtgaatacaaaatgagactcactcttgtgctttaggaattttacccatgtctaatgactaaaatcatcaataataactagtccatacttctttccattgaaTGACACTGTCTTAACAGGCCCAAACAGGTAAatatgaagaagttccagaggcttagaggtagaaacaatatttttctttttgaaagatgtttttgaaaatttacctttctgacatgcctcacacagagcTTCTGAAAAatacttcagtttaggtaggcctaTGACTAACTCGActttatttagctgagagagtttactcatgctaatgtggcccaatcgtctatgccatacccattgctcttcatgaacagacatcagacattttacattttgttcttttaggtctgaaagatttatcttgtaaatattgtttttcctcttgctaGTGAATATGACtgttccattattctgattaattgctttacattttttttgattgaagattacatcataaccgttatcacgtaattgacttattgataacaggttatgcattaatccttctacatagagaacatcatatatagagggaagagttccattaccaatagttccggagcctctgattcttcctttctgatttcctccaaaacctacaaagccaacatctttaagttccaggctttggaacatatactttcttcccatcatgtgtcgcgagcatccagagtccaggtaccatgattggtgtcttaactctgctgcataagatatctgcaacataaacaatcttatcctttggtacccaaaatcttttgggtcctttgtgattagttttcctagagtttcttagaactttgggttttctagcattatcaaaacgttgtgcttgtgtatgtgtgtagtgataagaaaaaggagatttaggtttgtcatctgtagaagatttatcttcactaggggcataccctattcctcttttattattctgacttactccataaatcatggatgccatttTACTCCTCTatatcccatttttcagaaactttttgaaaagatttttcatattcaaatatcattgtgttagaagtttgtgggg from Lathyrus oleraceus cultivar Zhongwan6 chromosome 7, CAAS_Psat_ZW6_1.0, whole genome shotgun sequence encodes the following:
- the LOC127102015 gene encoding uncharacterized protein LOC127102015; translated protein: MKRMREPFEKSKKVKKAKLGESSGSRPPVPLAGSPSKSIPLSLSVKIKPIASSLPQTTPICTSSETPPSTTKTSNPPSLKFNLATTTLPVSEAEMLNETTSPSSSSSPQSPPYYVLSSNNEPSDPQSPTLAQLQARALASQQPSHTEPEPEVTSPPLEHPNPTTFEQPQTPPPAQQPNPPPEQPINSEPQPIHSPSEPNPQPEQTTSFPYVIPTPPASAKKEAEEKVRLEEEQRIREAEEKVVTEAVAAAAAAEAEAKAIAKAEEAARIAAEEAAKAMADALTQGEHSNSGFAPLFLKTLEELQKEQQVVRARLDQQDSVNINIQNMLSQLLQRMPPPPNP